The Tardiphaga alba genome includes a window with the following:
- a CDS encoding PepSY-associated TM helix domain-containing protein encodes MISFSVFIHKWTGLFTAVFLIIAGVTGSLLAFEKELEALVNPGQYVVPARVDANGQPAPMLDPFDLHERAIAALPGYQISGFPFLREPDRSVRFNLARSDKTLPDADQAFLDPYDGRLLGIRKYGATPFDRTTLIGFIYKLHYALALPRPYGEWFFGIVALVWTVNCLVGIVSTFPRISPFWRRWLPAWLIKRSASTYRLHYDIHRASGLWLWGVLFLFAWSSVMLNLRQEVYTPVMSTFLDFRKNPEPRKPDTSKPLLDWRQAYAIAVRTMDEVASKEGFTVNFRSQLFYNRRLDTYIYYANTSRDVQNDRGQTGVFIDARTGALLHTRIPTGEYSGDTVSRWLQSLHMAKVFGLPYRIFVAIIGLALAISAYTGLYVWWKKRKARLISEKRKQAKAARATSDLQAQPAGLRLTR; translated from the coding sequence ATGATCTCGTTCTCGGTCTTCATCCATAAATGGACGGGCCTGTTCACGGCGGTGTTCCTCATTATCGCTGGCGTGACTGGCAGCCTGCTTGCCTTCGAGAAGGAACTCGAAGCCCTCGTCAATCCCGGGCAATATGTGGTGCCCGCGCGCGTCGATGCGAACGGGCAACCGGCGCCCATGCTCGATCCGTTCGACCTGCATGAACGCGCCATCGCCGCACTGCCGGGCTACCAGATCTCCGGCTTCCCGTTCCTGCGCGAACCGGATCGTTCGGTGCGCTTCAATCTGGCGCGCAGCGACAAGACTCTGCCCGATGCCGACCAGGCCTTTCTCGATCCTTATGACGGCCGCCTGCTCGGCATCCGCAAATATGGCGCGACGCCGTTTGACCGCACCACGCTGATCGGCTTTATCTACAAGCTGCACTACGCACTGGCGCTGCCGCGGCCTTACGGAGAATGGTTCTTCGGCATCGTCGCGCTGGTATGGACGGTGAACTGCCTGGTCGGCATCGTCTCCACCTTCCCGCGCATCTCGCCGTTCTGGCGGCGCTGGCTGCCGGCCTGGCTGATCAAGCGCAGCGCCTCGACCTATCGTCTGCATTACGACATCCACCGCGCCTCCGGACTATGGCTGTGGGGCGTGCTGTTCCTGTTCGCGTGGTCGAGCGTGATGCTCAACCTGCGGCAGGAGGTCTATACGCCCGTGATGTCCACGTTCCTCGACTTCAGGAAGAATCCGGAACCGCGCAAGCCCGATACGAGCAAGCCGCTGCTCGACTGGCGGCAGGCTTACGCCATCGCCGTCCGCACCATGGATGAGGTGGCGTCGAAGGAAGGCTTCACCGTCAATTTCCGCAGCCAGCTTTTCTACAACCGCCGGCTCGACACCTATATTTATTACGCCAACACATCGCGCGACGTGCAGAACGACCGCGGTCAGACCGGTGTGTTCATCGATGCCCGCACGGGCGCCCTGCTGCACACACGCATTCCCACTGGCGAATATTCGGGCGACACGGTGAGCCGCTGGCTGCAGTCGCTGCATATGGCGAAAGTGTTCGGCCTGCCCTATCGCATCTTCGTCGCGATCATTGGTTTGGCGCTGGCGATCAGCGCCTATACCGGGCTCTATGTCTGGTGGAAGAAGCGCAAGGCCCGGCTGATCAGCGAGAAGCGGAAGCAGGCCAAAGCTGCGCGTGCGACATCCGATCTTCAGGCTCAACCCGCAGGCTTGCGTCTCACCAGATAA
- a CDS encoding pyridoxal phosphate-dependent aminotransferase, producing the protein MSDTILRARANHLLAASGRSDVPSFMVMDVMAAAARIEAAGGHVIHMEVGQPAAPAPQTAIKAAQAALARGQVEYTAALGMPSLRARIARHYRDTYKCDVDPEQVVVTIGSSGAFILAFLALFEPGDRVAIAAPGYPPYRHILTALGCEPVLIETHAETRHALTGEALLEAHRKKPLKGVLVASPANPTGTMMSREALSDLIAAAESEGIRFISDEIYHGLDYAFPAVTAAELSPNALVINSFSKYFCMTGWRVGWMVVPPSLVRSMERLQQNLSISVPTLSQIAAEAAFDGAAEMEEIKHGYQENRRILTAGLPQAGLSNFLPADGAFYLYADVSAFTDDSFAFAKQMLEQAHVAVTPGADFDPFHGKSFIRLSYARSSDEMQDAVTRIRKWLA; encoded by the coding sequence ATGTCCGATACGATCCTCCGTGCCCGCGCCAATCACTTGCTTGCGGCGTCCGGCCGCAGCGATGTTCCTTCTTTCATGGTGATGGACGTAATGGCTGCGGCCGCCCGGATCGAGGCGGCGGGCGGCCACGTCATCCATATGGAGGTCGGCCAGCCGGCCGCGCCCGCGCCGCAGACGGCGATCAAGGCGGCGCAGGCCGCGCTGGCGCGCGGGCAGGTCGAATATACCGCGGCACTCGGTATGCCGTCGCTGCGCGCCCGTATCGCACGGCACTATCGCGACACCTACAAATGCGATGTCGATCCCGAACAGGTCGTGGTGACCATCGGCTCATCCGGTGCGTTCATTCTTGCCTTTCTCGCCCTGTTCGAGCCCGGCGATCGCGTTGCCATCGCGGCGCCGGGTTATCCGCCGTATCGGCATATCCTCACCGCGCTGGGCTGCGAGCCGGTGCTGATCGAGACCCATGCCGAGACGCGCCACGCGCTCACCGGCGAAGCCTTGCTCGAAGCCCATCGCAAGAAGCCCTTGAAGGGCGTTCTGGTCGCGAGCCCCGCCAATCCCACCGGAACGATGATGTCGCGCGAGGCGCTTTCCGACCTGATCGCCGCAGCCGAGAGCGAAGGCATCCGCTTTATCTCGGATGAGATTTATCATGGCCTCGACTACGCATTCCCGGCGGTCACTGCCGCCGAATTGTCGCCGAATGCGCTCGTCATCAATTCGTTCTCGAAATACTTCTGCATGACCGGCTGGCGCGTCGGCTGGATGGTGGTGCCGCCGTCGCTGGTGCGCTCCATGGAACGTCTGCAACAGAATCTATCCATTTCGGTCCCGACGCTGTCGCAGATCGCTGCCGAGGCGGCGTTCGACGGGGCGGCTGAGATGGAAGAGATCAAGCACGGCTACCAGGAAAACCGCCGCATCCTGACCGCTGGGTTGCCGCAGGCAGGCCTCAGCAATTTCCTGCCGGCAGACGGCGCGTTCTATCTGTATGCGGACGTGTCGGCGTTCACGGATGACAGTTTCGCATTCGCCAAACAGATGCTCGAACAGGCCCATGTGGCCGTAACGCCGGGCGCCGATTTCGATCCGTTCCACGGCAAGTCTTTCATCCGCCTGTCCTATGCGCGGTCGAGCGACGAGATGCAGGACGCGGTGACGCGGATCCGGAAGTGGCTGGCATGA
- a CDS encoding biotin transporter BioY encodes MVRSPIAGVLWPASGTRTSVVRRAAILAVAGVVLLAISAKVNLPLPYVPMTLQTLVVLMIGAAYGWRLGTATIVLYLVAGGCGLPVFAGPTGGLKPLFGPTAGFLFGFVVAAFLTGWLAERGWDRSVGWLFVAMGIGHVIILSMGWGWLALGVGLGPAKALIVGVTPFLAGALLKNAIGALLIPLAHGAAARRNN; translated from the coding sequence ATGGTTAGATCCCCGATCGCGGGCGTCCTGTGGCCAGCCAGCGGCACACGCACCTCCGTCGTGCGGCGTGCGGCCATTCTTGCCGTGGCGGGCGTCGTGCTGCTCGCGATTTCGGCCAAGGTGAACCTGCCGCTGCCTTATGTGCCGATGACATTGCAGACGCTGGTGGTGCTGATGATCGGCGCCGCCTATGGCTGGCGGCTCGGAACGGCGACGATCGTTCTCTATCTCGTTGCCGGCGGTTGCGGATTGCCGGTGTTTGCCGGCCCGACCGGTGGCCTGAAGCCGCTGTTCGGTCCCACGGCCGGCTTCCTGTTCGGCTTCGTCGTCGCGGCATTCCTGACCGGCTGGCTTGCCGAGCGCGGCTGGGATCGGTCGGTCGGCTGGTTGTTCGTGGCCATGGGGATCGGCCATGTCATCATCCTCTCCATGGGGTGGGGATGGCTGGCATTGGGCGTTGGTCTCGGGCCGGCGAAGGCGCTGATCGTGGGCGTGACGCCGTTCCTGGCCGGCGCGCTGCTCAAGAACGCGATCGGCGCGTTGCTGATTCCACTCGCGCATGGTGCGGCGGCTCGCCGCAACAACTAG
- a CDS encoding M48 family metalloprotease, with protein sequence MKDLHLQPQKAATRLFSRLTALLTAAAITLTPMAASAQQGGMRLLRDAEIEQLLRDYTRPILRAAGMEKQNIQIVIINNASFNAFVADGRRIFVNHGALMQSQTPNQLIGVLAHETGHLAGGHLSKLRQRLAEAQTQMIVAMLLGVGAMAAGARGGSTNNNLGNVGAAAIAAPQAMLMNTMLAYQRQHEENADRAGVNFLNKTGQSSKGMYETFQRFSSDSLFASRGADPYMQSHPMPRERVAALEGLAKSSPYWDKKDDPALVLRHELMRAKTAGFMEQRDTVMRRYPPSDTSLPAQYARAISTYRHGDLTVAIGQIDQLIKAQPNNPYFYELRGQAFLEGGKPNEAIPPLRRAVQLAGNAPLIEMMLGQALIASGNNAYTDEAIRILKGAIAREGEAPAGYQQLAMAYGRKGELAEADLASAQAAFLRGDNKTARDLASRAKARFAVGTPGWVKADDIIAAKVAGKN encoded by the coding sequence ATGAAAGACCTGCACCTGCAGCCTCAAAAAGCTGCAACCCGGCTGTTCTCCAGGCTGACTGCCCTGCTCACGGCCGCCGCGATCACGCTGACGCCGATGGCGGCAAGCGCCCAGCAAGGCGGCATGCGCCTGCTGCGCGATGCCGAGATCGAGCAATTGCTGCGCGACTATACGCGCCCGATCCTGCGCGCGGCGGGGATGGAAAAGCAGAACATCCAGATCGTCATCATCAACAATGCGAGCTTCAACGCCTTCGTCGCCGACGGCCGACGCATCTTCGTCAACCACGGCGCGTTGATGCAGTCGCAGACGCCGAACCAGTTGATCGGCGTGCTCGCCCACGAGACCGGCCATCTGGCCGGCGGCCATCTGTCAAAGCTGCGCCAGCGCCTCGCCGAGGCGCAGACCCAGATGATCGTTGCCATGCTGCTCGGCGTCGGCGCCATGGCGGCCGGTGCGCGCGGCGGTAGCACCAATAACAATCTGGGCAATGTGGGTGCCGCAGCCATCGCCGCTCCCCAGGCGATGCTGATGAACACGATGCTGGCCTATCAGCGCCAGCACGAGGAAAATGCCGATCGCGCCGGCGTCAATTTCCTCAACAAGACCGGTCAGTCGTCCAAGGGCATGTATGAGACGTTCCAGCGCTTCTCGTCCGACAGCCTGTTCGCATCGCGCGGCGCCGACCCGTATATGCAGTCGCATCCGATGCCGCGCGAACGCGTCGCGGCGCTCGAAGGTCTCGCCAAATCGAGCCCCTATTGGGACAAGAAGGACGATCCAGCGCTGGTGCTGCGCCACGAACTGATGCGCGCCAAGACCGCGGGCTTCATGGAGCAACGTGACACCGTGATGCGGCGCTATCCGCCATCGGACACCAGCCTGCCCGCGCAATATGCCCGTGCCATCTCCACCTATCGTCATGGCGATCTCACCGTCGCCATCGGACAGATCGACCAGCTCATCAAGGCGCAACCGAACAACCCGTACTTCTACGAACTGCGCGGCCAGGCTTTTCTCGAAGGCGGCAAACCCAATGAAGCCATCCCACCGCTTCGCCGCGCGGTGCAGCTCGCAGGCAATGCGCCTTTGATCGAGATGATGCTCGGCCAGGCGCTGATCGCATCGGGCAACAACGCCTATACGGACGAAGCCATCCGCATTCTCAAGGGCGCCATTGCCCGTGAAGGCGAAGCCCCCGCCGGCTATCAGCAGCTCGCCATGGCATACGGCCGCAAGGGCGAACTCGCGGAAGCCGACCTCGCCTCGGCGCAGGCCGCATTCTTGCGTGGCGACAACAAAACCGCGCGCGATCTGGCTTCTCGTGCCAAGGCACGTTTTGCCGTGGGTACGCCCGGCTGGGTGAAGGCGGATGACATCATTGCGGCGAAGGTGGCGGGCAAGAATTGA
- a CDS encoding dicarboxylate/amino acid:cation symporter: MSMTATAASPGASEVKKPWYTVLYIQVLIAIVIGVLIGWLEPQFATNDWIKALGDGFIKLIKMVIAPIIFCTVVSGIAHIQDAKKVGRVGIKALVYFEIVSTFALVLGLIMGNLFQVGHGLTAKVDPTNAAVAGYVKQAEAQKSVDFVLHIIPDSVVGAFARGDILQVLLFAILFGFALMALGERGHKLRDIIDETSHAVFGVIAIVMKAAPIGAFGAMAYTIGKFGPAALTNLFSLILLFYGTALLFVVVVLGIIARIVGFNIFKFIRYIKDELLIVLGTSSSESALPQLMEKLQRLGCSKSVVGLVVPTGYSFNLDGTNIYMTLATLFIAQALGVELSFGQQITILIVAMLTSKGASGVTGAGFITLAATLAVVDPRLVPGMAIVFSIDKFMSEVRALTNITGNGIAAVFVSWWEGELDKDTMHAKLNQDIDPSDVETAITTG; encoded by the coding sequence ATGTCGATGACAGCAACGGCCGCCAGCCCTGGCGCCTCAGAGGTGAAAAAGCCCTGGTACACGGTCCTCTACATCCAGGTGCTGATCGCCATCGTCATCGGTGTGCTGATCGGCTGGCTTGAACCGCAATTCGCCACCAATGACTGGATCAAGGCGCTCGGCGACGGCTTCATCAAGCTGATCAAAATGGTGATCGCGCCGATCATCTTCTGCACGGTGGTCTCGGGCATCGCGCATATCCAGGACGCCAAGAAGGTCGGCCGCGTCGGCATCAAGGCGCTGGTCTATTTCGAGATCGTCTCGACCTTCGCGCTGGTGCTCGGCCTGATCATGGGCAACCTGTTCCAGGTCGGCCATGGGCTCACCGCGAAAGTCGATCCGACCAATGCTGCCGTCGCCGGTTACGTGAAGCAGGCGGAAGCGCAGAAGTCGGTCGACTTCGTCCTCCACATCATCCCTGACAGCGTCGTCGGCGCCTTTGCCCGCGGCGATATCCTGCAGGTGCTGCTGTTCGCGATCCTGTTCGGCTTCGCGCTGATGGCGCTCGGTGAGCGCGGCCACAAGCTGCGCGACATCATCGACGAGACGTCGCATGCCGTGTTCGGCGTCATCGCCATCGTCATGAAGGCGGCGCCGATCGGTGCGTTCGGCGCCATGGCTTACACCATCGGCAAGTTCGGCCCGGCCGCGCTGACCAATCTGTTCAGCCTGATCCTGCTGTTCTACGGGACCGCATTGCTGTTCGTGGTCGTCGTGCTCGGCATCATCGCGCGCATCGTCGGCTTCAACATCTTCAAGTTCATCCGCTACATCAAGGATGAGCTGCTGATCGTGCTCGGCACCTCGTCATCGGAAAGCGCGCTGCCGCAGCTGATGGAGAAGCTGCAGCGTCTCGGTTGCTCGAAGTCGGTGGTCGGCCTCGTGGTCCCGACCGGCTATTCGTTCAATCTCGACGGCACCAATATCTATATGACCCTGGCGACCCTGTTCATCGCCCAGGCACTCGGCGTGGAATTGTCGTTCGGCCAGCAGATCACCATCCTGATCGTCGCGATGCTGACCTCGAAGGGCGCCTCGGGCGTCACCGGTGCCGGCTTCATCACACTGGCAGCAACGCTGGCCGTGGTCGATCCGCGCCTCGTCCCGGGTATGGCGATCGTGTTCTCCATCGACAAATTCATGAGCGAGGTCCGTGCGCTCACCAATATCACCGGCAACGGCATCGCTGCCGTGTTCGTGTCGTGGTGGGAAGGTGAGCTCGACAAGGACACGATGCACGCCAAGCTGAACCAGGACATCGATCCCTCCGATGTCGAGACGGCGATCACCACGGGCTAA
- a CDS encoding TonB-dependent receptor, protein MKLNYLTRTICLGAVSTLALSIDSAMPVLAQLTLPAISVDEPSRPSTRSSTPSRRASATRAAPRRAAAPLQQVAPVPYIVPGRGTVGALTPSYAGGQVANGGQLGLLGNRGVLDTPFNQTTYTRDLVENTQARTLSDVLLNDPSVASALPRNIGREQPVIRGFLLGNSSVGFNGYFGLIGNNNFNVLDAVERVEVIKGLNGLLNGQSPDDSIGGAINLVMKRARNEPIAELTTSFASRGQGGVHLDVGQRYGEHKEYGIRYNGSYRDGKTEVDNQSLRDESHALALDYRGERVRVSADILYNQFSGSGLSARNTLANTLPGVPAPPSPTNFWNPSWTGIKGENTAALFQAEVDVTDWLTIYGGGGFFDNAITPIISNPTIINARGDTTASPFVNRQDRHNHTEQAGFRATVETGPVLHEINFNTTLWSNQIDGSRTNGTAVSSNIYNPTPSPFQAIPLAAVTKANTSSLNSYGIADTMSVWNKRIQFTAGIRRQEVAQDAFNAAGVSTSSYSAAAWSPAFTLIIKPLENVSVYANYIEGLQMGTIVDQTYQNSGQVFPPYKSTQHEMGVKVDWGRFTTTVAAYDISQPAQISISNPLPQLPTFSIDGINRNRGVEINTFGELTPGWRLLGGASFMDARQERTQNGTNDGKRSLGIPDVQVSLGTEWDTPFINGLTLTGRAIHFGDAFADAANKYLIPNWTRFDLGARYTFASPWNGKPITVRFAVENVANSAFWMTSSSDRQIYLGAPRTYLASTTFRF, encoded by the coding sequence GTGAAATTGAACTATCTGACTCGCACGATCTGTCTGGGTGCCGTGAGCACTCTTGCATTGTCGATCGATTCCGCCATGCCGGTGCTGGCGCAATTGACTCTTCCCGCGATCAGTGTCGATGAACCCTCACGACCGAGCACCCGCAGCTCCACGCCGTCGCGCCGTGCTTCGGCCACGCGCGCAGCGCCGCGGCGTGCGGCAGCGCCGCTGCAGCAGGTTGCGCCGGTGCCCTATATCGTGCCCGGCCGCGGCACCGTCGGCGCATTGACGCCGTCCTATGCCGGTGGGCAGGTGGCGAACGGCGGACAGCTCGGTCTGCTCGGCAATCGCGGCGTGCTCGATACGCCGTTCAACCAGACGACATACACGCGGGATCTGGTCGAGAACACGCAGGCGCGCACGCTGTCCGACGTGCTGCTCAACGATCCCTCGGTGGCCTCGGCGCTGCCGCGCAATATCGGCCGCGAACAGCCGGTGATCCGCGGCTTCTTGCTCGGAAATTCCAGCGTCGGCTTCAACGGCTATTTCGGCCTGATCGGCAACAACAATTTCAACGTCCTCGATGCCGTCGAGCGCGTGGAGGTCATCAAGGGCCTCAACGGCCTGCTCAACGGCCAGTCGCCGGATGACAGCATCGGCGGCGCCATCAACCTGGTGATGAAGCGCGCGCGCAACGAGCCGATCGCGGAGCTCACCACCTCCTTCGCCTCCCGCGGCCAGGGCGGCGTGCATCTCGATGTCGGCCAGCGCTATGGCGAGCACAAGGAATACGGCATCCGCTACAATGGCAGCTATCGCGACGGCAAGACCGAGGTCGACAATCAAAGCCTGCGCGACGAATCCCATGCGTTGGCTCTGGATTATCGCGGCGAGCGCGTGCGCGTTTCCGCCGACATTCTCTACAATCAATTTAGCGGCAGCGGGCTGAGCGCGCGCAACACACTGGCGAACACGTTGCCGGGCGTACCGGCACCGCCCTCGCCGACCAATTTCTGGAATCCGTCCTGGACCGGCATCAAGGGTGAGAACACGGCGGCGCTATTCCAGGCCGAAGTGGATGTCACCGACTGGCTGACCATCTATGGCGGCGGCGGCTTCTTCGACAACGCGATTACGCCGATCATCTCTAACCCGACCATCATCAATGCCCGCGGCGACACGACGGCCTCGCCTTTCGTGAATCGTCAAGACCGCCACAACCACACCGAACAGGCGGGCTTCCGCGCCACGGTGGAAACCGGCCCAGTGCTCCACGAGATCAATTTCAACACCACGCTCTGGAGCAACCAGATCGACGGCTCGCGCACCAACGGCACCGCAGTATCGTCGAACATCTATAATCCGACACCGTCGCCGTTCCAGGCGATCCCGCTGGCGGCGGTGACCAAGGCCAATACAAGCTCGCTGAACAGCTATGGCATCGCCGACACCATGTCGGTGTGGAACAAACGCATCCAGTTCACCGCAGGCATCCGCCGCCAGGAAGTCGCGCAAGACGCCTTCAATGCAGCCGGCGTCAGCACGTCGAGCTACAGCGCCGCCGCGTGGTCGCCGGCCTTCACGCTCATCATCAAGCCGCTGGAAAACGTCTCGGTCTATGCGAACTATATCGAAGGCCTGCAGATGGGCACAATCGTGGACCAGACCTACCAGAATAGCGGCCAGGTCTTCCCGCCCTACAAATCCACGCAGCATGAGATGGGCGTGAAGGTGGACTGGGGCCGTTTCACCACGACGGTGGCCGCCTATGACATCTCGCAGCCGGCGCAGATCAGCATTTCAAATCCGCTGCCGCAGCTTCCGACCTTCTCCATCGACGGCATCAACCGCAATCGCGGCGTCGAGATCAACACTTTCGGCGAACTCACGCCCGGCTGGCGCCTGCTCGGCGGCGCGTCCTTCATGGACGCCCGACAGGAGCGGACGCAGAACGGCACCAATGACGGCAAGCGTTCGCTCGGCATTCCCGACGTGCAGGTCAGCCTCGGCACCGAATGGGACACGCCCTTCATCAATGGCCTGACGCTCACCGGCCGTGCCATCCATTTCGGCGATGCCTTTGCAGATGCGGCGAACAAGTACCTGATCCCGAACTGGACCCGGTTCGATCTCGGCGCGCGCTATACGTTTGCATCACCGTGGAACGGCAAGCCCATCACCGTGCGCTTCGCGGTGGAGAACGTTGCCAACAGCGCCTTCTGGATGACCAGTTCATCGGATAGACAGATCTATCTCGGCGCACCGCGGACCTATCTTGCTTCCACCACGTTCCGCTTCTAA